In Candidatus Electrothrix scaldis, the genomic window TGGATCTCGGGCTTGTTTTTTTCACCACAGCCTCTCTGCTCCTGCTCTTCCGCTGGCTGGAAACAAAACGACGGCGTGATTTGCTGCTGGCGGGCATCTGTTGCGGCTTAGGGATCGGGACAAAATACAACGGCCTACTGGTACTGTTTATTCTTACCTTTATCCTACCAATTCTGTTCATCAGAACCCAGGAGCAAAAACAAGGCGCTACTCGTCCGGCAATAAAGGCCGCTACCCTGCTCTGCTTTGCCGCCATACTCGCTGTCTCGCCGTTGCTGATCAGGAATACTATCTGGACCGGCAATCCCCTCTATCCACTCTATAACGGTTTCTTCAATCCAACAGCTTCTCCGGCACCGGCAGAGCACCAAGTCAAAGAAAACGAAGAAAGCAATGCTGAGCGAGTCAGCAGCGGTGCTCGGGGAGTTTTTGCCAGAAGATATGTGCTCTACCAGGAAAGCGTCTTACAGCTTCTTCTTCTTCCTGTACGAATTTTCTTTGAGGGTCGTGACAATGATCCCCGCTATTTTGACGGTCGACTCAATCCCTTTCTCCTTTTCCTCCCGCTCCTCAGCTTCCTGGGAATACGACAGGACAAAAAACAGGTTCTGCTCGAAAAATTCACTCTTACAGCCTTTTCCCTCTTCTATTTCCTCTTCGCATTTAATACTGGGGTGTTGCGTGTTCGCTACCTCACGCCGATGGTTCCCTTTCTGGTGATTCTTTCCATGTACGGTTTGAAAAACCTGGGGGGCTTAGCTGAGCAATACACAAATAAAATCCGTTTCGCCAAACTTGCCGCCCCCCTAACCATAACCCTCTTGCTGCTCTGGAATGGCAGCTATCTTTGGCAGCAATTTGAGGAAGTCGATCCACTCAGCTATGTTACGGGTCGTATAAGCCGGGATGAATACCTTACCCAAAAGATCCCGGAATATCCGGTCATGCAATACGCAAATAAAAATCTCCCGGATTCTGCCAAAATACTCTGTCTTTTTCTAGGATCACGGGGATATTACCTCGACAAAAAACATATTTTTGATTCTTACGGGAATCACAACCTCCTGCTTTCCTGGCTCCAGCAACCGGAGAGCAGCCTCGATACTGTTCTCCACAATCTTCAGGAACAAAAAATAAGCCACCTTCTTGTCCGTGCTGATCTCATGGTGCAATGGCTGAATACAGCGAAAAAGCCCTCTCGGGAACTCTGGAATCAGCTCAACAGCAATCATTTGATTGCGGTGCATACGCATCTCAACTATATTCTTTTTCAAGTCAATTTTTCCTCTGCCCTTCCAACAGCCCAGATGCCATAATGCCTGTTTACGAATATACCGCCCTGAATGCCCAGGGAAAAAAACATAAAGGAGTTTTGGATGCCGACTCTATGTCGGCAGCCCGCCAAAAAATCCGTAAGGACGGCAGCTATCCGGTTGAGATTAAAGAAACCGCTCCACGGGGGCGAAGAAGAAGAAAAGAGGCTGATAAAAAAAACGTTCTCTCCCTCCAGCTCGGCACAAGAATAAAGCAGCAGGAAATTCATGTTGC contains:
- a CDS encoding glycosyltransferase family 39 protein — its product is MYTVTTKKPGGHTFIGVLLAGLVLSLVLLACTPPFSRDALIHHLQLPKLYLQHGGIYEIPELIFSYYPINLDLLYVGALSLGSDILAKYIHMLFGFGTALLLYLHLRKRLSSTYGILGALFFLSIPIIVKLSITVYVDLGLVFFTTASLLLLFRWLETKRRRDLLLAGICCGLGIGTKYNGLLVLFILTFILPILFIRTQEQKQGATRPAIKAATLLCFAAILAVSPLLIRNTIWTGNPLYPLYNGFFNPTASPAPAEHQVKENEESNAERVSSGARGVFARRYVLYQESVLQLLLLPVRIFFEGRDNDPRYFDGRLNPFLLFLPLLSFLGIRQDKKQVLLEKFTLTAFSLFYFLFAFNTGVLRVRYLTPMVPFLVILSMYGLKNLGGLAEQYTNKIRFAKLAAPLTITLLLLWNGSYLWQQFEEVDPLSYVTGRISRDEYLTQKIPEYPVMQYANKNLPDSAKILCLFLGSRGYYLDKKHIFDSYGNHNLLLSWLQQPESSLDTVLHNLQEQKISHLLVRADLMVQWLNTAKKPSRELWNQLNSNHLIAVHTHLNYILFQVNFSSALPTAQMP